Proteins encoded in a region of the Labrus bergylta chromosome 9, fLabBer1.1, whole genome shotgun sequence genome:
- the cxcl14 gene encoding C-X-C motif chemokine 14 — MHRCTAVLLLFVVALYFLNAEAYKCRCTRKGPKIRYMDVQKLEIKPKHPYCQEKMIFVTMENVARFKGQEYCLHPKLQSTKNLVKWFRIWKDKHRVYEA, encoded by the exons ATGCATCGGTGCACAGCGGTGCTACTTTTGTTTGTGGTGGCCTTATACTTCCTGAATGCAGAAG CCTACAAGTGCAGGTGCACCAGAAAAGGACCAAAGATCAGATACATGGACGTACAGAAGCTGGAGATCAAACCCAAGCACCCATACTGCCAAGAGAAGATGATATT CGTGACGATGGAGAACGTGGCCCGCTTCAAAGGTCAGGAGTACTGTCTTCACCCCAAACTCCAGAGCACCAAGAATCTGGTCAAATGGTTCCGCATCTGGAAGGACAAGCACAG ggTGTATGAAGCCTAA